Proteins encoded within one genomic window of Cellulomonas flavigena DSM 20109:
- a CDS encoding sensor histidine kinase produces the protein MSAARATSGRSTTLRRRLNLLLVAGGGLLGVVLVLSGFVLARALESQEAVTGPYFDAVTGADAAYMRLLDAETSVRGYVLTQDETALEPYHRSRESGVTFSDLADELAGEVPDGALVARARAAAAAAARWYDEFAEPTVARVREEGGATVSTAEVEAGRVLFDDARAAAESYVQAVRDSRAGAVDELATWTSATGGLVLLLVVAAVVAGASLWFALRRWVLLPVTQLGQASRAVTDGDLSHVVRVEGPGELEELAADVEQMRLGLVTQLAELRSSREEITEAHQRLSEQAEELRRSNRDLEQFAYVASHDLQEPLRKVASFTQLLQKRYSGQLDERADQYIDFAVDGAKRMQRLIQDLLGFSRVGRVAGDVVPVDLAAALERAQDQLSERIDEAGAAVTHDELPVVMGEERLLVQLFQNVVGNAVKFRHPDRPPRVHVSARRTDDAWEIEARDNGIGIDPQYAERVFVIFQRLHAKDVYDGTGIGLSLCKKIVEHHGGRIWIPDTDGEGTTIRWTLPVVEDETPRGGDEERS, from the coding sequence GTGAGCGCCGCGCGGGCGACGAGCGGACGGTCGACGACGCTGCGGCGCCGCCTGAACCTCCTGCTCGTCGCGGGCGGTGGGCTCCTGGGCGTGGTCCTCGTGCTGTCCGGTTTCGTGCTGGCACGTGCGCTGGAGTCGCAGGAGGCGGTGACGGGGCCGTACTTCGACGCGGTCACGGGCGCGGACGCCGCGTACATGCGCCTGCTCGACGCCGAGACCTCGGTGCGAGGGTACGTGCTCACCCAGGACGAGACCGCGCTCGAGCCCTACCACCGCTCCCGCGAGTCGGGCGTGACGTTCTCCGACCTCGCCGACGAGCTCGCCGGCGAGGTGCCGGACGGTGCGCTCGTCGCGAGGGCGCGCGCGGCCGCCGCTGCCGCGGCGCGCTGGTACGACGAGTTCGCGGAGCCGACCGTCGCCCGGGTCCGCGAGGAGGGCGGTGCGACGGTCTCGACGGCCGAGGTCGAGGCCGGGCGTGTGCTGTTCGACGACGCCCGCGCCGCCGCGGAGTCGTACGTGCAGGCGGTCCGCGACAGCCGCGCGGGCGCCGTGGACGAGCTCGCCACCTGGACCTCCGCCACGGGCGGGCTCGTCCTGCTGCTCGTCGTCGCGGCGGTGGTCGCCGGTGCCTCGCTGTGGTTCGCGCTGCGCCGCTGGGTCCTGCTGCCGGTCACGCAGCTCGGCCAGGCGAGCCGCGCGGTGACCGACGGCGACCTGAGCCACGTCGTGCGCGTCGAGGGGCCCGGTGAGCTCGAGGAGCTCGCCGCGGACGTCGAGCAGATGCGCCTGGGCCTGGTGACGCAGCTCGCGGAGCTGCGCTCCTCCCGCGAGGAGATCACCGAGGCGCACCAGCGTCTCTCCGAGCAGGCCGAGGAGCTGCGCCGGTCGAACCGCGACCTCGAGCAGTTCGCCTACGTCGCGTCGCACGACCTGCAGGAGCCCCTGCGGAAGGTCGCGAGCTTCACGCAGCTGCTGCAGAAGAGGTACAGCGGCCAGCTCGACGAGCGGGCCGACCAGTACATCGACTTCGCGGTCGACGGCGCCAAGCGCATGCAGCGCCTCATCCAGGACCTGCTCGGCTTCTCGCGCGTCGGGCGCGTGGCCGGCGACGTGGTGCCGGTCGACCTCGCCGCCGCGCTCGAGCGTGCGCAGGACCAGCTCTCGGAACGGATCGACGAGGCGGGCGCGGCGGTCACCCACGACGAGCTGCCGGTCGTCATGGGGGAGGAGCGCCTGCTCGTGCAGCTCTTCCAGAACGTCGTCGGCAACGCCGTGAAGTTCCGGCACCCCGACCGCCCGCCGCGCGTGCACGTCTCGGCTCGGCGGACGGACGACGCGTGGGAGATCGAGGCGCGCGACAACGGCATCGGCATCGACCCGCAGTACGCCGAGCGCGTCTTCGTCATCTTCCAGCGGCTGCACGCCAAGGACGTCTACGACGGCACGGGCATCGGCCTGTCGCTGTGCAAGAAGATCGTCGAGCACCACGGCGGGCGTATCTGGATCCCGGACACCGACGGCGAGGGCACCACCATCCGGTGGACACTCCCGGTGGTCGAGGACGAGACCCCGCGCGGCGGGGACGAGGAGCGGAGCTGA
- a CDS encoding response regulator: MVDQKVIDVLLVEDDPGDVLMTREAFEHNKVRNRLSVVADGVSALEFLRKEGEHADAPTPDLVLLDLNLPRMDGREVLEAMKSDARMRSIPVVVLTTSEAEEDVVRSYSLHANAYVTKPVDFDRFIDVVRQIDEFFVEVVRLPGR; encoded by the coding sequence ATGGTGGACCAGAAGGTCATCGACGTCCTGCTGGTGGAGGACGACCCGGGCGACGTCCTCATGACGCGCGAGGCGTTCGAGCACAACAAGGTGCGCAACCGGCTGTCGGTCGTGGCCGACGGCGTGAGCGCGCTGGAGTTCCTGCGCAAGGAGGGCGAGCACGCCGACGCCCCGACGCCGGACCTCGTCCTGCTCGACCTGAACCTGCCGCGCATGGACGGGCGCGAGGTGCTCGAGGCCATGAAGTCGGACGCGCGGATGCGCTCGATCCCGGTCGTCGTGCTGACGACGTCCGAGGCCGAGGAGGACGTCGTGCGCAGCTACTCGCTGCACGCCAACGCCTACGTGACCAAGCCGGTCGACTTCGACCGGTTCATCGACGTCGTGCGGCAGATCGACGAGTTCTTCGTGGAGGTCGTCCGCCTCCCGGGACGCTGA
- a CDS encoding proteasome assembly chaperone family protein, with the protein MLDPREIYDVDVEAAERVDHAARRGVGPVLVHALQGFVDAGHAGQVAVDHLVGSGSGQRLVTFDVDQLVDYRSRRPVMTFDAGWTDYAAPELVVDLLEDAQGVPYLLLHGVEPDLQWERWVVAVRQVVERFDVPLVVGLHGIPMGVPHTRPVSVTAHATRAELVADHTSFFGVVQVPASASALLELRLGESGHDAMGFAVHVPHYLAQSPFPSAGVTGLRHVERATGLDLGVAALEPVAAEALREVERQVEASSEVAAVVQALEEQYDAFTRSVGRTNLLAQTTDLPTAEEIGAELERFLAEQTGTSDGGQSPA; encoded by the coding sequence ATGCTGGACCCCCGGGAGATCTACGACGTGGACGTCGAGGCCGCCGAGCGCGTGGACCACGCGGCGCGGCGCGGCGTCGGCCCCGTCCTCGTGCACGCCCTGCAGGGCTTCGTCGACGCCGGGCACGCCGGCCAGGTCGCGGTGGATCACCTCGTCGGGTCGGGCAGCGGGCAGCGCCTCGTGACGTTCGACGTCGACCAGCTCGTCGACTACCGCTCACGTCGCCCCGTGATGACATTCGACGCGGGCTGGACGGACTACGCCGCGCCGGAGCTCGTCGTCGACCTGCTCGAGGACGCCCAGGGAGTGCCGTACCTGCTGCTGCACGGCGTCGAGCCGGACCTGCAGTGGGAGCGCTGGGTGGTGGCCGTGCGCCAGGTCGTGGAGCGGTTCGACGTGCCTCTCGTCGTCGGTCTGCACGGCATCCCCATGGGGGTGCCGCACACGCGGCCCGTGTCGGTGACCGCGCACGCGACGCGAGCCGAGCTCGTCGCGGACCACACGTCCTTCTTCGGCGTCGTCCAGGTGCCGGCCAGCGCGTCCGCGCTGCTCGAGCTGCGCCTGGGGGAGTCCGGCCACGACGCGATGGGTTTCGCGGTGCACGTACCGCACTACCTGGCGCAGTCGCCGTTCCCCTCCGCGGGGGTCACAGGGCTGCGGCACGTCGAGCGCGCCACCGGGCTCGACCTCGGCGTGGCCGCGCTCGAGCCGGTCGCCGCGGAGGCGCTGCGCGAGGTGGAGCGGCAGGTCGAGGCATCGAGCGAGGTCGCGGCGGTCGTGCAGGCGCTCGAGGAGCAGTACGACGCGTTCACGCGCAGCGTCGGGCGCACGAACCTGCTCGCGCAGACGACCGACCTGCCGACGGCCGAGGAGATCGGCGCCGAGCTCGAGCGGTTCCTCGCCGAGCAGACGGGCACGTCCGACGGCGGTCAGTCGCCCGCGTGA
- a CDS encoding cold-shock protein has translation MAQGAVKWFNAEKGFGFIAQDDGGADVFVHYSAIDTQGYRSLDEGQRVEFEITQGQKGPQAEHVRPL, from the coding sequence ATGGCACAGGGCGCGGTCAAGTGGTTCAACGCCGAGAAGGGCTTCGGGTTCATCGCCCAGGACGACGGCGGCGCCGACGTCTTCGTCCACTACTCGGCCATCGACACGCAGGGCTACCGCTCGCTCGACGAGGGTCAGCGCGTGGAGTTCGAGATCACGCAGGGGCAGAAGGGTCCGCAGGCGGAGCACGTCCGCCCGCTGTGA
- a CDS encoding spermidine synthase: MSTGTAEVVPEPGRPRAATLLVNGVPSSFVDLDDPGLLDFEYMQQAAAVVQVVAERRSDLSVLHLGAGGCALARAVAHRHPAARQLAVELDGELARLARTWFDLPRAPRLRLRTGEARAELTRLPDATYDVVARDVFAHDRTPEHLTTVEFVREAHRVLRPGGVYVANCADRPPLTLARAELATLATTFARIGVVAEPSQLKGRRYGNLLLVATDDADLLDDTGLARTLRTLPVPARLLTDADARTLAGPALPRYDADPDPAGPGDASSSQRD; the protein is encoded by the coding sequence GTGTCGACGGGAACGGCCGAGGTCGTCCCCGAGCCCGGACGTCCGCGCGCGGCGACCCTCCTCGTGAACGGCGTCCCGAGCTCGTTCGTCGACCTCGACGACCCGGGCCTGCTGGACTTCGAGTACATGCAGCAGGCGGCCGCCGTCGTGCAGGTCGTCGCCGAGCGTCGCTCCGACCTGTCGGTGCTCCACCTGGGCGCGGGCGGCTGCGCGCTCGCGCGCGCCGTCGCGCACCGGCACCCGGCGGCGCGCCAGCTCGCCGTCGAGCTCGACGGCGAGCTCGCCCGGCTCGCGCGCACATGGTTCGACCTGCCGCGCGCACCGCGGCTGCGACTGCGCACGGGAGAGGCGCGCGCGGAGCTGACGCGCCTGCCGGACGCGACGTACGACGTCGTGGCGCGGGACGTGTTCGCGCACGACCGCACGCCGGAGCACCTCACCACGGTCGAGTTCGTGCGCGAGGCCCACCGCGTGCTGCGGCCGGGGGGCGTCTACGTCGCCAACTGCGCGGACCGTCCGCCGCTCACGCTGGCGCGCGCCGAGCTGGCGACGCTCGCGACCACGTTCGCGCGGATCGGCGTCGTCGCCGAGCCGTCGCAGCTCAAGGGCCGGCGCTACGGCAACCTGCTGCTCGTCGCGACGGACGACGCGGACCTGCTCGACGACACCGGCCTCGCACGCACGCTGCGCACGCTTCCCGTCCCCGCCCGGCTGCTCACGGACGCCGACGCGCGCACGCTGGCCGGACCGGCGCTCCCGCGGTACGACGCCGACCCCGACCCGGCAGGCCCGGGCGACGCGAGCAGCTCGCAGCGCGACTGA
- a CDS encoding SAV_6107 family HEPN domain-containing protein — MTGRVSTLPVATILPQTAELLGRADDELLAAQFSGEPWERFSHAHLAALRAGAALVAARGRPSGRGAPRTVWGMLDVVAPELHLLSALFAQSATLRSAVDAGRFELVTAARAERALCAAEDLVDAVRDALTADAASVDNLPLAASR; from the coding sequence ATGACGGGTCGGGTGAGCACACTGCCGGTGGCGACGATCCTGCCGCAGACCGCCGAGCTGCTGGGGCGGGCTGACGACGAGCTCCTGGCCGCGCAGTTCTCCGGTGAGCCGTGGGAGAGGTTCTCGCACGCGCACCTCGCGGCCCTGCGTGCCGGTGCGGCGCTCGTGGCCGCCCGTGGTCGACCGTCGGGTCGGGGTGCGCCCCGGACGGTGTGGGGGATGCTCGACGTCGTGGCGCCCGAGCTCCACCTGCTGTCGGCCCTGTTCGCCCAGTCGGCGACGCTGCGCTCGGCCGTCGACGCGGGCCGTTTCGAGCTCGTCACCGCCGCCCGGGCGGAGCGCGCGTTGTGCGCCGCGGAGGACCTCGTGGACGCCGTGCGGGACGCTCTCACGGCCGATGCGGCGTCGGTCGACAACCTCCCACTCGCTGCGAGCAGGTGA
- a CDS encoding DUF3040 domain-containing protein, producing MPLSEYEQRVLEQMERQLTSDDPRLANTLTRRGGRHHVRRYVVAGVGAAVGLLLLVVGAASSQAWVGAIGFVVMFAAVAFAFATPRTERTGPQGTVAADGSVRRAPAASKKQGFMSRLEERWDRRRHGDGR from the coding sequence ATGCCACTCTCCGAGTACGAGCAGCGCGTGCTCGAGCAGATGGAGCGCCAGCTGACGTCTGACGACCCTCGACTCGCCAACACGTTGACGCGACGCGGTGGTCGACACCACGTCAGGCGCTACGTCGTCGCGGGCGTCGGGGCCGCGGTCGGTCTGCTGCTGCTCGTCGTCGGCGCAGCGTCGTCGCAGGCGTGGGTCGGCGCGATCGGCTTCGTCGTGATGTTCGCCGCGGTCGCGTTCGCCTTCGCGACGCCGCGCACCGAGCGCACGGGGCCCCAGGGCACCGTGGCCGCCGACGGGTCGGTCCGTCGGGCCCCCGCCGCGTCGAAGAAGCAGGGCTTCATGTCGCGCCTCGAGGAGCGTTGGGACCGCCGTCGGCACGGCGACGGTCGCTGA
- a CDS encoding transglutaminase domain-containing protein, which produces MNAAPEQGARAVLGTLLCVLATWTSLLALTSVVDGRRWFVAACAAVLVVAASTALARAAVRHWWAPTVVGLVVALLGVVLRYGAPPGRPQFLPDLDAVGRAWATARQGATVISESFVPMPDVRPGEMLIVVGALAAYLLLDAVVLALRVPAVGGLPLLTLWIPGIVLGFPAGAAPVFWAAIGFLALLAYGAAPLHAHAGRLQRVATAAVAAVALAGAGVVAGPPLMGVPGWASVALPTFGDGPVGPLELSDDLDLRESLGSRSSQVVLRYRVTDPAAAEGDEDATSDDGGAPQGDAGTTADGRTPASSTASPTPSPTAPAPPVVDARLVGPLRAFTMATFDGRSWERTDADELEVWDPARLLTSDPLLRGSAPDAAAGTLAQVDLEVGALRERRLPVSTFPRTVAVDGAWGYDPLRDEVVGQRATGDGLTYSMLVQVPTLTKDDLRNTPVGTPPDAELYTTVPPTAHAEDIAALAAEVTADASTPYARAVDLQTWLRSVANFTYDTRVPPARSSDAVWDFLEDRRGYCVQFATAMAMMARTLDIPSRIGVGFLPGERAEDGSYVVTGRLAHAWPELYFDGLGWVRFEPTPATQTGPPPVWADPFTGITAPGSRPDEIGANPPAAAPTGVPTAPTTGSPGAADGQEASWAPAAVTVGLVLLAGGGVVTALLLVRRRRRRVSTPEAAWSALRRDLARVDVRWSDATSPRGVVRLVLAAVETRSGHELEGPPAQALDRLAHVVERARYAPTPAEHDAAMLDSWVREVRDGVRAALAQDAGRTPVTTSARTTVG; this is translated from the coding sequence GTGAACGCCGCACCCGAGCAGGGCGCACGCGCGGTCCTGGGCACGCTGCTGTGCGTGCTGGCGACCTGGACGAGCCTGCTCGCCCTCACGAGCGTCGTCGACGGTCGGCGCTGGTTCGTGGCCGCGTGCGCGGCCGTCCTCGTCGTGGCCGCGAGCACGGCGCTCGCCCGTGCCGCGGTGCGCCACTGGTGGGCCCCCACGGTCGTCGGGCTGGTCGTGGCGCTCCTGGGAGTCGTCCTGCGGTACGGGGCGCCTCCCGGCCGCCCGCAGTTCCTGCCCGACCTCGACGCCGTCGGCCGCGCCTGGGCGACCGCCCGCCAGGGCGCCACCGTCATCTCCGAGTCGTTCGTGCCCATGCCCGACGTCCGTCCCGGCGAGATGCTCATCGTCGTCGGCGCACTGGCCGCCTACCTGCTGCTGGACGCCGTCGTGCTGGCGCTGCGCGTGCCGGCGGTCGGCGGACTCCCGCTGCTCACGCTCTGGATCCCCGGGATCGTGCTCGGGTTCCCGGCGGGAGCGGCACCGGTCTTCTGGGCGGCCATCGGCTTCCTCGCGCTCCTCGCCTACGGCGCAGCCCCGCTGCACGCTCACGCGGGGCGGCTGCAGCGCGTCGCCACGGCCGCCGTGGCCGCGGTGGCGCTCGCGGGCGCCGGCGTGGTCGCCGGACCACCGCTCATGGGCGTGCCCGGGTGGGCCAGCGTCGCACTGCCGACGTTCGGCGACGGCCCGGTGGGTCCGCTCGAGCTCAGCGACGACCTCGACCTGCGCGAGAGTCTCGGCTCGCGCTCGTCCCAGGTCGTGCTGCGCTACCGGGTCACGGATCCGGCCGCCGCGGAGGGCGACGAGGACGCGACGTCCGACGACGGCGGCGCGCCGCAGGGCGACGCCGGCACCACGGCGGACGGGCGGACGCCGGCCTCGTCCACCGCGAGCCCGACCCCGTCCCCCACGGCCCCCGCCCCCCCGGTGGTGGACGCCCGGCTCGTCGGGCCGCTGCGCGCGTTCACCATGGCGACGTTCGACGGGCGCTCCTGGGAGCGCACGGACGCCGACGAGCTCGAGGTCTGGGACCCGGCCCGCCTCCTGACGTCGGACCCGCTCCTGCGCGGCTCGGCTCCGGACGCGGCTGCGGGGACGCTCGCCCAGGTGGATCTCGAGGTCGGCGCGCTGCGGGAACGACGCCTGCCGGTCAGCACGTTCCCGCGCACCGTCGCCGTGGACGGCGCGTGGGGGTACGACCCGCTGCGTGACGAGGTCGTCGGGCAGCGCGCGACCGGGGACGGTCTCACCTACTCGATGCTCGTCCAGGTGCCCACGCTGACCAAGGACGACCTGCGGAACACCCCGGTCGGCACTCCCCCGGACGCCGAGCTCTACACCACGGTGCCGCCGACCGCGCACGCCGAGGACATCGCCGCGCTCGCGGCAGAGGTCACCGCCGACGCGTCCACCCCGTACGCCCGGGCGGTCGACCTGCAGACCTGGCTGCGGTCGGTCGCGAACTTCACGTACGACACGCGCGTGCCACCTGCCCGCTCGTCCGACGCGGTGTGGGACTTCCTCGAGGACCGCCGCGGGTACTGCGTGCAGTTCGCGACGGCGATGGCGATGATGGCCCGCACGCTGGACATCCCGTCCCGGATCGGCGTCGGCTTCCTCCCGGGCGAGCGGGCCGAGGACGGCTCGTACGTCGTCACCGGACGTCTGGCGCACGCGTGGCCCGAGCTGTACTTCGACGGTCTCGGGTGGGTGCGGTTCGAGCCGACTCCCGCCACGCAGACCGGGCCCCCGCCCGTGTGGGCCGACCCGTTCACCGGCATCACCGCGCCCGGCTCGCGACCGGACGAGATCGGTGCGAACCCGCCCGCGGCCGCACCGACGGGCGTGCCGACGGCGCCGACCACCGGGTCGCCGGGGGCTGCCGACGGCCAGGAGGCGTCGTGGGCGCCCGCGGCCGTCACCGTCGGTCTCGTCCTGCTCGCCGGCGGGGGGGTCGTGACCGCGCTGCTGCTGGTCCGGCGGCGACGCCGACGCGTGTCGACCCCGGAGGCCGCGTGGTCGGCCCTGCGGCGCGACCTCGCGCGGGTCGACGTGCGGTGGTCGGACGCGACGAGCCCTCGCGGCGTCGTGCGACTCGTGCTGGCCGCCGTCGAGACCCGCAGCGGTCACGAGCTGGAGGGACCTCCGGCGCAGGCGCTCGATCGGCTCGCGCACGTCGTGGAGCGCGCACGGTACGCGCCGACACCCGCCGAGCACGACGCCGCGATGCTCGACTCCTGGGTCAGGGAGGTCCGCGACGGTGTGCGGGCGGCGCTGGCGCAGGACGCGGGACGCACACCGGTGACCACGAGCGCGCGGACCACGGTCGGCTGA
- a CDS encoding DUF58 domain-containing protein produces the protein MNRRPTPRGWALLAAGVVATQLAVGLGSIDLLRLGVLLLAVPVTALLAEIALDALRGRRGLEVHRDVRPDPVHAGEDADVRVEIRATDRAGRARLASLRFSEQAAVELSGGRALRARVARRADHATVRYPVRATQRGRWPLGPLVITRTDTFGVVRSRTTLGSESQVAVWPAVVALPAPSDVLVGEPDRVALGARTPSTDDANLRDYREGDDLRRVHWRSSARRGTMLVRSDERAGMRPVTVLLDLPVRAATTEWTISLAASMALAMLETGHPVRLAAGDAAAVTAARVMHGAAPYVHARQGPESRAALLDQTLDLAPARTSTEAEGALLDAVRVLDTSQAAGELVLAVVGPLSPAGCAALTHLADVSQGWALVRTDGRHAGDARDARHTAGVLRRSGWRVAEVTTGEDLVECWLRLLGSAR, from the coding sequence ATGAACCGGCGTCCCACGCCGCGCGGCTGGGCGCTCCTCGCCGCGGGCGTCGTCGCGACCCAGCTCGCCGTCGGCCTGGGGTCGATCGACCTCCTGCGCCTCGGCGTGCTCCTCCTCGCCGTGCCCGTCACGGCGCTCCTGGCAGAGATCGCGCTCGACGCCCTGCGCGGTCGGCGCGGCCTCGAGGTGCACCGCGACGTCCGCCCCGACCCGGTGCACGCGGGCGAGGACGCCGACGTGCGCGTCGAGATCCGCGCGACCGACCGCGCGGGCCGCGCCCGCCTCGCGAGCCTGCGCTTCTCCGAGCAGGCCGCCGTCGAGCTCTCCGGCGGGCGGGCGCTGCGGGCACGTGTGGCACGACGCGCCGACCACGCGACCGTCCGGTACCCCGTGCGGGCCACCCAGCGCGGCCGCTGGCCCCTCGGCCCCCTCGTCATCACACGGACCGACACGTTCGGCGTCGTGCGGTCCCGCACGACGCTCGGGTCCGAGTCGCAGGTCGCCGTGTGGCCGGCCGTCGTCGCCCTGCCGGCGCCCTCCGACGTCCTCGTCGGCGAGCCCGACCGCGTCGCGCTGGGCGCCCGGACACCGTCCACCGATGACGCGAACCTGCGGGACTACCGCGAGGGCGACGACCTGCGCCGCGTGCACTGGCGGTCGAGCGCGCGGCGCGGCACGATGCTCGTCCGGTCCGACGAGCGGGCCGGCATGCGGCCCGTCACGGTGCTGCTCGACCTGCCCGTGCGCGCCGCCACCACCGAGTGGACCATCTCGCTCGCCGCGTCGATGGCGCTCGCCATGCTCGAGACCGGGCACCCCGTGCGGCTGGCGGCCGGCGACGCGGCCGCCGTCACGGCCGCGCGCGTCATGCACGGGGCAGCCCCGTACGTCCACGCGCGACAGGGCCCCGAGTCGCGGGCGGCCCTGCTCGACCAGACCCTCGACCTCGCCCCGGCGCGCACGTCCACCGAGGCGGAGGGCGCGCTGCTGGACGCCGTCCGGGTCCTCGACACGTCCCAGGCCGCCGGCGAGCTCGTCCTCGCCGTGGTCGGCCCTCTCTCGCCGGCCGGCTGCGCCGCGCTCACGCACCTCGCCGACGTCTCGCAGGGCTGGGCCCTGGTGCGCACCGACGGGCGGCACGCGGGCGACGCCCGCGACGCCCGCCACACCGCCGGCGTGCTGCGCCGCTCCGGCTGGCGCGTGGCCGAGGTGACGACCGGCGAGGACCTCGTCGAGTGCTGGCTGCGGCTCCTCGGGAGCGCACGGTGA
- a CDS encoding AAA family ATPase, whose product MQSLPSPDELARLVDTTTRLRAGIESVVTGRPDLVRTSLAVLLAEGHLLLEDVPGVGKTTLAKAIARSIDAQVGRIQFTPDLLPSDLTGVNIFRAQTHEFEFRPGPVFAHVVIGDEINRASPKTQSALLECMQEAQATVDGRTYPLPRPFLVVATQNPVEMEGTYPLPEAQRDRFMARLTVGYPSVESELDMLDLQEDADPFARLRPVTDAAEVLGFIGVARRLYAAPAVKRYIVDLVTASRADTGLRLGASPRASIQLLRAAKSLAAMAGRDHVLPDDVQELAVPVLAHRLVPSTESRLSGRTTQDVVTDIVARTALPAAEPLARARRALG is encoded by the coding sequence ATGCAGTCACTGCCGTCACCTGACGAGCTCGCCAGGCTCGTCGACACCACCACCCGCCTGCGCGCCGGCATCGAGTCGGTCGTCACCGGCCGGCCGGACCTGGTCCGCACGTCGCTGGCCGTCCTGCTGGCCGAGGGCCACCTGCTCCTCGAGGACGTGCCCGGCGTCGGCAAGACGACGCTCGCCAAGGCGATCGCCCGGAGCATCGACGCCCAGGTGGGGCGCATCCAGTTCACGCCGGACCTGCTGCCCAGCGACCTCACGGGCGTCAACATCTTCCGCGCCCAGACGCACGAGTTCGAGTTCCGGCCGGGCCCGGTGTTCGCGCACGTCGTCATCGGCGACGAGATCAACCGGGCCTCCCCCAAGACCCAGTCCGCACTGCTGGAGTGCATGCAGGAGGCGCAGGCCACCGTCGACGGCCGCACCTACCCCCTGCCGCGGCCGTTCCTCGTCGTCGCCACCCAGAACCCGGTCGAGATGGAGGGCACCTACCCGTTGCCGGAGGCACAGCGCGACCGCTTCATGGCACGGCTGACCGTCGGCTACCCCAGCGTGGAGTCCGAGCTCGACATGCTCGACCTCCAGGAGGACGCCGACCCCTTCGCGCGGCTGCGTCCCGTCACCGACGCCGCCGAGGTCCTCGGCTTCATCGGCGTCGCGCGCCGCCTGTACGCCGCACCGGCGGTCAAGCGGTACATCGTCGATCTCGTCACGGCGTCCCGCGCGGACACCGGGCTGCGTCTCGGCGCCTCGCCCCGCGCCTCCATCCAGCTGCTGCGCGCCGCCAAGTCGCTCGCCGCGATGGCCGGCCGCGACCACGTGCTCCCCGACGACGTCCAGGAGCTCGCCGTCCCGGTCCTGGCGCACCGCCTGGTGCCGAGCACGGAGTCGCGGCTGTCCGGCCGCACGACGCAGGACGTCGTCACCGACATCGTCGCGCGCACAGCCCTGCCGGCCGCCGAGCCCCTGGCCCGGGCCCGGCGCGCGCTGGGCTGA
- the mraZ gene encoding division/cell wall cluster transcriptional repressor MraZ, translating into MSHDSTGAFGSFAPFLGTYTPRLDDKGRLILPAKFRPQLAGGLVMTRGQERCLFVLPMDEFRRMHDQLRTAPVTSKQARDYLRVFLSGASDELPDKQGRISIPPMLRTYAGLDRDVAVIGTGTRVEIWDLAAWETYLAEQEAGYADTTEEVFPNGPF; encoded by the coding sequence GTGTCGCATGACTCGACAGGCGCATTCGGCTCCTTCGCGCCCTTCCTGGGCACGTACACACCGCGTCTCGACGACAAGGGCCGCCTCATCCTCCCGGCGAAGTTCCGGCCGCAGCTGGCCGGAGGCCTCGTCATGACGCGCGGTCAGGAGCGCTGCCTGTTCGTGCTGCCGATGGACGAGTTCCGTCGGATGCACGACCAGCTCCGCACCGCACCCGTCACGAGCAAGCAGGCGCGTGACTACCTGCGTGTGTTCCTGTCCGGCGCGAGCGACGAGCTCCCCGACAAGCAGGGACGCATCTCCATCCCCCCGATGCTCCGGACGTACGCCGGTCTCGACCGCGACGTCGCCGTGATCGGTACGGGCACCCGTGTCGAGATCTGGGACCTCGCCGCGTGGGAGACGTACCTCGCGGAGCAGGAGGCGGGGTACGCCGACACGACCGAGGAGGTCTTCCCGAACGGCCCCTTCTGA